The Shewanella pealeana ATCC 700345 genome contains the following window.
AGGTAAACAATTTAACGCCCTGCAAAATCAATCTAGTGGCTTTGAGAATGTGCTTGCAACCAGTGACAAGATGAAAGAGGTCCTCGTTCAGGCTCGCCGTATGGCACAGCTCGATGCGCCTTTGTTGATTACGGGTGAAACGGGGACGGGAAAAGAGCTAATGTCTCGTGCTTGCCATGATGCCAGTATGCGCCGTGAACATCCTTTTATCGCAATTAACTGTGCAGCTATGCCAGACAGTGCTGCCGAAGAAGAGCTTTTTGGTTTTGTTAGTAATGGCAACGTGGCCAAGCGTGGCTTTATTGAGGAAGCTAAGGGCGGAACGATTTTTCTTGATGAGATAGCCGAGATGTCAAAGTCTGCTCAGGTCAAGTTGTTACGATTCATACAAGACGGTACCTTTAGACGGGTAGGGGGCGATGAGGAGATCCGCAGTGACGTGCGTATTATCTGCTCGACGCAGAAGAATCTTGCCGAGCTATGCCAAAATGGCGAGTTTAGAGAAGATCTTTATTACCGTATCCATGTATTGAGTTTTCATGTGCCTTCCTTGCGTGAACGTAAAGTGGATATCATTCCGCTGACAGAAATGTTTTTAGAGCATTACAGCCAGCAACTATCAATCCCTATTCGCCGCATATCAGGTGAGTGTCGCGAGCACCTGTTAGCTTATGCATGGCCAGGCAATGTACGTCAGCTTAAAAATGCTATCTTTAGAGCCGTATCTATGTGGGATGGAAGTGCAGAACTCACGGTTGAACAACTAAAGTTACCCTCATACGCCGAAGGTTTTGGCTATTTCGATCATCAGTTCGAAGGCAGTCTTGAGCAAGCGATGAAACAGTTTGAAGCGAGTCTCTTACGAAGATTGTATCCGGCTTACCCAAGTACTCGACAACTAGCTAAGAAGTTAGGTGTATCTCATACCGCAATCGCTAACAAACTACGAGAATATAAGATCAACAAACCCAAGTAGCTGTAAATGAGGTTTGCCGTCGATTGCTGTTTAGATAGGCAGCTTTCGACCTAAACTATTACTTTTAGCCTATTATTTATGGGGTGTATCTATAAGTTTACACTGACGAGGTTAAAGTGGTTAAGTGTGATTTCGTTCACACTATTCCACTGGGGAGTGAGTTGATGTCATTCTATGGCCAAGTTTTGAATTATGACCAAGTTTCGATTTTGGTTAACGCTCGCTGCAAACGCAAAATAACAACAACTCGCAGCCATGCCAC
Protein-coding sequences here:
- the tyrR gene encoding transcriptional regulator TyrR, translating into MRLEVSCLDRVGLAKDILLIMEDYGINLFAIDASNQGFLYLQFAEVSFDTLSELLPLIRKVEGVHDVRTVSFMPSEQEHYALKTLLKTLPDSVFSLDVKGRIRIVNESALHTVGMAEHEVIDEPINHWVQGFSFSRWLSESTVLAQATRVNIGENEYLAEMLPIYLPDSGSETPILAGAVVSLKSPARLGKQFNALQNQSSGFENVLATSDKMKEVLVQARRMAQLDAPLLITGETGTGKELMSRACHDASMRREHPFIAINCAAMPDSAAEEELFGFVSNGNVAKRGFIEEAKGGTIFLDEIAEMSKSAQVKLLRFIQDGTFRRVGGDEEIRSDVRIICSTQKNLAELCQNGEFREDLYYRIHVLSFHVPSLRERKVDIIPLTEMFLEHYSQQLSIPIRRISGECREHLLAYAWPGNVRQLKNAIFRAVSMWDGSAELTVEQLKLPSYAEGFGYFDHQFEGSLEQAMKQFEASLLRRLYPAYPSTRQLAKKLGVSHTAIANKLREYKINKPK